From the genome of Bos indicus x Bos taurus breed Angus x Brahman F1 hybrid chromosome 19, Bos_hybrid_MaternalHap_v2.0, whole genome shotgun sequence:
CACCGGCATGGCTAGCCCTCCACCTAGAAAGAGGGGCCATGATCCCCTCACCCACAGAAAGACATGAACTTCCCCTGAGCTACCAAAGGCAGGGCTACCTGGGTTCATGGCTGGTGGGAGGACCCAGGCTTCACCTGGACAGAGGACCAGCATGTGTGGTGGTCAGGGTCTGtgctctgaagtcagacagggCCACACTCGGGCCCCTCTGTTTACCAGCTGCACAACTAGACCCCGCCTGGCTTCTCTGCACACAtcgttttccccatctataaaatgagtcaGTGAAAACCTGCCTCCTGAGGTTGCTGTGGAAACTAGGGAGCTGAGTTGGACATGGCAGCAAACAAACCGTGTCAGTACTCTGACCAAGCCAGTGGTCCCAAGGGGGCTCAGCTCAGGGTACCATCATTCAGGGTTGCCCCATCGATGGCTGAAGCCCCTTAGGGCCCACTCGGTTGTCCCAAGGAGCAGGAAGCTTCCTGAAACTTCAGGCTGGACCATCCAGGCTGTGTCCATTGGACGCCATGTTCTGTACCATCTTGTCACAGCACAAGGAGGTGGACCAGGGGtcctcccaggtctcccacccCTTCCTAGCCAGGCTAAGGCTAAACCAAGTTGGTTCATTGATCCTAGACTCCAATGGGGGTGCTCAATGGCTGCCTGTGTCCCTAACAGGCCAGCTCCATCCTCACCAGCTTCACACATTGGGGTTCTATGTACAAGTTCATTCCTCAGTTCTTGAAAAATCAATGTATGAGGTCAACCGAGCCTTTGTAGACTTGCATTCTTAAACTCAACATCTGAAGCAAGACAACAAGCCACATTTGGACACACTGGCCTGGAACCACTATTGTGCTGGTCACTAGCTCCATGTAACCCCCAGGGGAGGTGGCCTCAGCAGAGATTCATAGGGTCTTAGTAATCCTGGTAAACCATGAGGTACAGTTCTAGGTACCCCAGATCTGAGGGCTGGCCCTTGACTCAGACCCCAAAATCTGCCTCCAGCTTCATAAGGATTTTGCTCCTAGTGACTCTGCCTGGGAGAACAGCCCTCTGTTTACACTGTTCTTACCACATGTCCTCCTGTGACatggcctttgcacctgctgtttccCCTACTTGGAATGCTCTTCCACCTGCCCCACAGCTCCTTGCCTCCTCTGAGCTCAGCGCACTGAACCTCAACATCAACTCTCCCAGCTCACACACTGCTTTCAGGAATCAGGTAGTCAGACTTCCTGGTGCCCAGGGGACTGGAATTCTGTTATACACAAGGGGTGGAATGAGCAGCACTGGAGCGCCAGGAGTTAAGCAGGCACGCCCTTGCCAGGCACTCACCTGCGGGATGAAGCCGCAGCAGGTCACTGTGTGGAAGCCGAACTTGGCCACATACCGGGGCCCAGCACCCTCAGCCCTCTGGCCTGTTAACAGAAAGAGCTGCTCATCTTTCTCTTAATGTCAGACCTCAGCCGAGCATCAGGACCACACTGCTAGGATATGGGTGGCTGAGGATGTACTCCAAGAACATCGTGGGGGCACACAGCCTGCCACATCATCCCAGATCCCTGAGCCCCACAACAATCCAGCCTTGGGACCCAAGCCTGCCCAGTTTCCAGGGATATGATACCATGGTCACCCAAGTGTGTGGTCCCTGGTGACCCATGGTGTCCAAGGTCACCATGGGATGACGTGGTAGCAATTGGTCCACACAAGACCAGCCAGAACATGCCTGTCTCTAGCACATTGGACGACAGGACTTCGTATAAAGGAGTCATAAGCCAACTCTACTAACTTATCATCAAAACTCTTTTTTAACAGTCTCATTTTTCACTCTGCAGTCTGAGCAGGTGGCATGAAACCCAACCCATTACTAAAATGTCCCCCCAAGCACCTACCCAGGGTAGACATACCCAGGTCAAGGGTTCACAACAGCATTCTGAACATACCCACTctgttctcctcctccctcagctTCTCCCCGAGCTTCTGGTTGTAAAGGTGCAAATCTGCCATCTGGTCTCCAAGTTTTGATGCCTGACTGAGGATAGAAGAAAATGTAGCCAACTGAAATAAGAAACAACAACCAGGGAACATGTTCCCttttgagaaatgttttaaataccTTAAAAACAACtctctgttctttaaaaagtgaaaaatgaactgCAGCAGGCAATGATCTTCTCCAAAACATCAAAATAGTGTAAAATCACCCAAGAAGGGAATACCAGGAATTAAGGATCAAATActaaaaaagttaagaaaaaaaaaagctccaatttttgtaaaaacaaatgtaaatcacaaaaaagaaaacgaCAGTCACACATCATAGCTGTGACTGCTCCCTGCCGCTGGGATGTCATGTGTCTTCTTTTCACGAGTTTGCCTCTTCCACCATTTTCTAAACAATAAACATACATAACTGTggagctccccaggtggcgctagtggtaaagaacccgcctgccagtgcaggagacattaagagactcaggttccatccctgggtggggaagatcccctggaggagggcatggcaacccactccagtattgcctggagaatcccatggacagaggagcctggcaggctatatagtccatagggtcgcacagagtcagacatgactgaagcgacttagcatggcatAACTTTAATAATTAGATTTCAGATAATTACTAGATCAGACCTCACTGCCCATACTGAACAGGCACTGGTGTTCACTAAACACAGAGTAACAGATGGTTCAACGTGCTTCTTTGGTGCAGCTTTGTGAAGCCAAACTGGCCTCAGACTGGCCCTGCGTGGAAAGCAAGAGCTCCTGTCTCCATCAGGGAGGCAGGTGTGGCTCTCAGCCCTGCCTCTGCTCCTGCACTGAGTGATGTGGGCAGCTCAGCAAGAGGCTGTTCCCTCCGCCTCTcttgtctccctctctctgtccctctgtcccctccctctgtctctctctctcaaatacgcacacacacactacacacacgcacactctctctctctcacctcctcAGGCCCCTCATCTTCAGATGCTCCATCACAAAGGCAGCCCCACCTCCAGGCAGGTCAATCACCTTGATGGGCCGAGGCACCCGCACCAGGCCAGTGCTCCGAAGAGCCTCCAGGCTCGCCATCTCCCCCTCAAACATCTGCCGGGCCTGCGTCCAGAACATGGCTGTGAGCTCCGAAGCAAACAGTGGCTCTGCAGCCCGGCTGAAGCCAGGAATCACAAGTGCCCAGGACCTCCGGATGACGAAAACTGACTGGAGAGCAAGGCATCAGCCCCGCAGAGAGCGGGATGCAGGTGGCCCCCTTCGGATAGAAAGGAGCTACAAAGACGAGGTTGCACAGGGAGCTTGGGGTGGACAGGATGCTGATGTCTGCAGCAAGCGCCTGCCCTGAGAGGTGAGGAAGCACAGGCCATGGTAGGGGGGCGGGGTGCTGGGGGTGCTGGGAGCACCATGGAGATACCGTGGGGCCTGCTGGGGTACTGGGAATATCATGGGAATACTGTGAGGTGCTGGGAGGCCATGGAGTGTCGTGGTAGACCATGGGGGTGCTGGGGTGCCACAGGGTGCCATGGGGTACTGGTGGGCAACTTGGAGTGCAGGTTAGTGGAGGATCCAGGGTAGGGCCTGGGTCCCCTTCCAGGTTACCTGCCCCCACAATATCTGGGGCACTTACAGTAAATGAGGGGCAGCAGGGGGCAGCATGGCAATGTGACTGGGGCACACACTTGGGGCACGGgaagccaggggctgggggggtCAGCTGGGCCTAGACTTGGGTCCAGGGCCAGTCCCCAGGGGCAAGCACCCGGCAGGGCCTGGGGGCTTGGAAGGAGCCATCCACCCCAGCCAGGAAGAAGACAGTCATGCCCCAGGGAAGCAGAACAGCCTCTACCGGGACCCAGGGGTCTTCCTACTTCTAAAACATTTTGCACAAATATCCCAATTTTAAATTACGTGAACTCTCACTTCAGGTACAGTACTCGTGGGTTTGAAATGTGTTTGTTATAATATGATTTGTGACTATCTCTGGCTACAGAATTAACCCTTATGAACAAGTCCAAAACATCTATGTCCACATAAGAAAAGAATTCCATCTTTTAATTCAAGTACCTGAGGGGAGAACCTGCAAGACGTCCTAACTGCCAACCTGCACCTAGAATCATGGAGTGGGGTGTCCAGCGACCCTTAGTCATGCTCCAGGGTGAGCTCCTAAACATAGAGGGGCAGCAAACACCTGGGCTTCAGCTTGCCTACATGCTAAGGGCTTCACCTGTCCCCTGTTCTCGTGTAttgattgagcacctactgtgtgccagcacCGAAGCTTTCAAGGGTGAATAGTGGTATCCCAGTCTGGAAGAGCTTTCAGGAGCCAGCTGTGAAGGTTCTAGGGCCAGTGTGAACCTGGAACCCAATAACACTTCCCGGTAGGTGGCACTGAGTTATTTGGGTTCTGAAACCAGCGCCAATGGAGCAGGAAACAGACAACACCAACCCACTGGCCATCCTGGACCGTGCTGCAGAGAGACTAGAGGCATCACCCTGGGATTTCCTCCCCTCCACAGCCCGCCCCTCCACCCACTGCTGCATCTCAAAGGGGCTTGGCCCTCGGGCCTCCCTGGAGTCCCCCACCAGAGTCAAGGGAACGCCATCCTTGGCATCCTCGGCACTTTCTGTGGGTGCACACACAGAAAGTCAGCCATACTGACTTTCTCCACCTGTGAATACATCTATGGAAATATACATGGAAAGTATATGTAACAGCAATATTTCAGGCTGGCAATGGAAATCAGGTCCAAACACAAGCAAGGCCTGTGAGTAGAAGAGCAGGGACCTGGCCCTTAAGGTCGGGCAAGGGTCCCTCCTGCCTCTTTCCATCTGCCCAGGAGGACCCAGCCGCTAAGGGGAATGCAGACTAGAGCTGGGTCCCAGGGGAGAGGCAGAAGCAGCTCAGGACCCCAAGCCTCACCTCCATGTTTGATGGGTAGGGAAATTAAAACAGACACCGAAAACGCCTGTGCATCCAGGCAAAAGGGAGTAAATTAACCCCGCAGCAGAGAGAACCGTGGAATCCTGCAGAAAACGCTTGAGCCCTCCTCCCGCAGCTGGTGCTAGCCCTGCAAGTCCGCAAGCTGACCCCGCGGCTATGACGCCAGGGTTGGCCCAGAACCAGACCACAGCGCCCCCTACCCCTGCGCCCCGGGCCCCCTCGCcccactcctcccctctcccacttcccccagccctcccctccccgcagCCCCTTCTGCTTCCAGCTCCGGAGGCGGACTCAGGCCGTGAGGGaggagtggggtgggatgggatgggtgaGGGGCACGCACCAGAGTCCTGTGGTTAATCTTGACAAACACGGGGCCGGCATCTGTGTCGTAGGCGCGCCCCTCGCTGATGCCGCCGACCCCGGGGCTCCCGAAGGCGCGCAGGGTCGCGGTGCGCAGCTCGGCGCGCAGCAGCTGCTCCATAGAGGCGGGGGGCAGAATGGGGCCGGGGACCGCGCAGAAAGCGGGCCCGAGCTCAAGCTCACCGCTGACGCTGCCGAGGCAGCTGTCCGCCGCGGGGGAGGCTCACGCTCTGCGCGGCCTACCGGCTCCCAGCGGCTCCCAGCGCCCCGATGTCCTGCCTCCGGGTCCGCCTCcggcggggaggggtggggtgtgaGGGCGGGGTGCTGTCAGGCCAGGCAAGCGTTCCTTGTCTCGCACCGGAGGGCCAAGCGCGGTGGTCCTAGCCCTGGGGGAGAAGGGCGGGGTTCTCTGATGGGGGACAGACTTGGGGGCGGTGCCCTCCCGTGTGTCCACAGTTCTTTGAGCCTGGACCTGCTGGGGATTTGCCCAGGGCTCTGTAGGGCCTGACCTCCCCGCACTGAGGTTCCCTGAACCCTGCCGGGGCCTTGGCCCAGGCTCCTCCCACCCAGCCATACCCAGGACAGTCCAGGGGAGATTGCGGTCCCTGGGATGCAGGTCCCAGGCCTAGCTCGGTCTCACAGGCTCTGTAGAAGGCTGGGGGTCTCCACCATGTCATGCCAGGCCCCAGGCATGCCTGGTGACACCAGTTGCTGGCACTGGGCTTTCTCATTAGGGCACCTGGTGCCCATCAGAGATAGAGTGTGCCCTTGTGGTTCTGATACCCCACCAGAACCACGGGCAACTGACCCCACCCTGAGTGGGACTCCTGATTACAGAAGCCAGCTGCCCTGGGAAGGGAGCTTCAAAACACACATGCGCCCTATGCACATGTCTTTGCACACAGGCATGCATAAACGCATACACATGCCCTTGCACACACAGGCCCAAGAGCAGGTGGGCAGGAGATTGTGTGGCATCTGCAGGAAGGGCCTGACTTCCCCCTTGACAGTCCCCTTCCTCCCAGCTCTTCCTCTCATCCTGGTTAAGTCCAATCTCCTATCGCATCTTGAGAAGGAATCTGACAGCAGAGCTGAGCTCTGGCACTTCTGCAGATGTCTTTATTCTTGATGAGCAGTCCTGCTGGGTAAGGAACTCCGGGCTGTTCTTGCATCACTGAGATGGCTCTGCAACCTCACTTTCCAGCTCTTATGCCATTGAGAAGCTGGAAGCCATTTTGATTCTTATTCTCTGTGTGGACATTGTTCTGTCTCTCTGGAGGTCCTTCCGTCCTCTATCACCAGTACCTGACAATTCCTCAGGGAGGTGGCCAGGGTGAGTCTCCTCTGGGCAGGGCAGGTGAGCCCTTTCAGGATGGAAACTTAGGTCCTACACCCCTATGAGGTTGCCTTCAGCTTCTTCTGTTCTCTTTatgatttccattgttttctctgttcttttggAATTCCAAATCTTTGGTCTAAACCCAGTCCCAAGGTTGCTGGGGTCAAGTGCCTGTGAGCTCTGCCCTCCAACACCCTCTTGCCCCCTTTTGGGGGAGACGCTGGACTTGACTGAGCCCCATTCTGGGCCGTGGCCACAGTTTGCCCAAGCAGGGTCTGAACATGCCAGGTGGCAGCCAGGCAGGGGCAAACCATCTTACTGGTCCCCAACCCAGGCACTGGGGCTACCCCCCAGGCCTCCCAGCTCCCATCTGAGCAGCCTGGGTCTGAAAGCAGACCCCTCAGCACAAAGGTGTTTAGGAAACCACTCTGACACTGCAAACCAGCCCACCCTCCTTCCACACCTTTGGTTTATGGTCGGAAACTCAAATGGGAGATGTGACTCAGGCACATCCAAGCAGCCCCTGACTCACTTCAGCCAGTCTCCTTGTGCTACTGGTTCCCCGAAAACCAGAATGATGGCTGCAAAGGTGCAGAAGGCACCTCTCAGCCCCAGGTGTAGCCCAAACTTAAGGAGCTGCTGCAAGAGTCCTCAGGAAAGGTGTCTGGGGTGTGGATCATGGTGGTGGGCCGGGCCAAGATACTGGGGTCCCTAGGCAGAGGAGCGACTGTCCTGCTCATCCAGACCCTTACCATGAATACCAAGTCCGACGGCACTGAGGAGAACGGAGCCCACAACCGAATGTGTCCTGCCACTCCACGTGGGGGAAGGCTCGGGGCGGGGGGGTGTAATGCTATTTAGAAAAGCAGCACCAAGGAGGCAGCTGACAGCACCGGCCCTTGGGTGCTGTCATTCtgaacagtccattctgaaatcAGGCAGCTGGGACAGGGGTTGGGGTCCTGAGGCCTGGCTGCCAGCAGGGCCGGTGGACGCTGTCCAGGTATCGAGGCTAGACCACTATCCTGGCCTCCAATGAAGTGTTCTGGGTTCATGCCCCTCACCCAGACTCTGGGAAAGGGAGGGGAATTCTGATGTCACTTCAGAATTCAGAGATGGCTGTGATGAGGCGGCTGTTCCATGCCCTCCACAGTTCCCTACCACTCTGATCCCTGATCACTGTGTCTGAACAACTCTCAGTATATCCACATATTTCTGCCTAAGAGGAAACCCCAGCCAGGAGACTAGTTCTCACAAAAGGGACTTTTGGAAGCAATTTCCCTGGAAgaccaggaattccctggcagcccagtggttaggactctgtgcttcccctgACGGGGGCAGCTTCGAtctctgttcagggaactaaaataCCACAAAAAGCATGGCgtggcttaaaaaaaatgtttactagGAGACCATGAGGAGGAGGACAGAGCAAATTGCCCACTCACCCCACCCTGGGAGACAGGCTAGACAGGCTGAGCAGTGCTTACAGGCAAGGTACCCACCAAGGAGTTAATCTCCAATAACCCCTTGGGTATTGCTACCTGGGcccactgtattttttttaatatttatttatatatttaatttgactgtaccaggtcttagttgcagcatgggggtacctttgatcttcactgcagtatttgggatctagttccctggccagcgattcaacccaggtcccctgctttgggaacacagagtctttgccactggatcaccaaggaagtccctttactttttaatttttttatattatttttatattctactgaaatatagttaatagatgttaatttctgctgtacagcaaagtgattcagttatacatttatatatttgtttcatattcttttccatcatggtttattatGGGATATTAagatagtttcctgtgctatacaataggaccttgttgtttacttACTTTACAGATAGTTGCTTgaatctgctaattccaaactcttaTCTCCTCCTAtcctttttcctctttggtaaccataaatttgtttatgTCTGTTTCACAAGTAAGTTAATTTGTCCTATTTtcaatttcacatgtaagtgatatcacacagtattttgtctttgtctgatttacttaagtatgataatctctaggtccatccatcctGTTGCAAGGtcattagttcattctttttcatggctaagtagtactccattgtatacaggtaccacatctttattcattcatctgttgattgacatttagattgcttccaggtcttggctattgtaaagagtgctactacaaatattggggtacatgtatcttttcaaattagttttcacCTTTTCCAGGTTTTTGCCCAGGCATGGGACTGCtagatcacatggtaattctatttttagttttttaagaaacctccatacaggtctccacagtgactgcaccaatttacattcctaccaacagtgtaggagggttcctttttctccacattctctttagcatttgttatttgtagacttaatgatggccattctgtctgGTGTGAGAAGGTACCTcactgttgttttgatttgcatttctctaacaattagccAATagcgagcatcttttcatgtgcctgttggccatctgtatgtcttctttggagatatgtctacTTGGGTCTTCTGCTGAacccattttagaaatgaaggaGTCAAAGTTCAGGTAAAACTTAAGAGTCCCCTCTCACACTGGTCTCCTGGCCCCCAGCGCAGCTTGGTTTCCATTACACCAGAAGTGGAGGGTCTCCAGGCTTCTAAGACTGTCCACCAGGACGGTTCCTAACTCCTCCAATAGGACGTCATAGACATATAGTCCTGTGTGATGCAGGTTAAGTGTTTGCTAGATTCACGTCTGTTTGGAGCAAAGTGGCACTTTCTTCTGGCAGTTGGGTGCACTGTTCTCTGGAACAAACTGAACTTCTTTCTAAATGAGCATTTTCCTCCCTGATTTTGGCTGTAATATCCCAGATTCCCTCTGAATCCCAGACAGAATACAtcccatgtgaaagtgaaagtcactcagtcatgtctgactctttgcaaccgcatggactatacagtccatgaaattctccaggccagaatactggggtgggtagcctttcccttctccaggggattttcccaacccagggatcgaaccaaggtctcccacattgcaggctcattctttaccagttgagccacaaggaaagcccaatacATCCCATAACATCATCCTATAACAGAATCCCAATTATTTACAAGTGTCTTTCTGACACCCTGAAGACGTGAGGCTCAGGACAGCAGTAGACAGGGCCCTCCATGGCCACCAACTTATCTGAGCTGGGGCTTTGCACAGCAAGACAGGACCTGTCAGAATCCCAGCTTTTTACAGTAGGGATACCCACCCAGGTCAGACTCTCTTCTACAAACATTCTCTCTCTGTTGTCTCAGCTCATACTCTGAGCAATAACTGAGAATGAGCCCAAGAATGATCTCAAAACCCAAGCCCTGAAGACACACACTTCACTCCCAAGAGACTTCCAGCCTTTGCCTCGAGTCTGTTCTGGAAGCCACCAGTTATATGATTTTATGATGTTTCAGAAGCAGAAAGTTAGAACTGAAGGAGGGGAAGGTGAAAGGATATGGGGACAAAGGGAAGTGGTAAATGAGACAAAGGGAAAAGTTGTAGGTGAAACCTTAATGATGGTGATGACATGCCATAAACTGGGGAGGGGGTCTCTCAGCACCCCACACCCAAGATGCTGTCAAGGGCATAAACTGGGCACACGGCTAGCTAAGGCCCCTTAACATAAACAAATGACCTGAAACATTTTTAGGCACACAGGGGGATGGTATGGACAATGAAGACTGATCATGAAGGCGGTAAAGGTCACTGGCATCCTCTGTTTAAGGTAGAAAAGCCCATATTTCAGgtccactttcatcaaaaggataCAAAGTAAGTAACTTTGGGTAGAAAGCTAAACTTCTGTTATCTGAAGACTTCCTTCTGGAAAGCTGATGCCCTGATAGCAGCAGATAACCAGATGTTTTGATGTAATATTCCTATTTCAGTAAGAAGTAAGTGCCACTGTCCCAGAGCCAGCTCCTGCATGGGCACCTGGGGCAGCTCCTACCTCCCTTGGCCTCCTGAGGTGCTCGACCACCCCAAAGGACACAGGCCTCTCCTCTTGTCTCAGTGACCAAGGAATCCAGGAGCTCCAGAGCTAGCCCCTGAGGGTCTAGTCATATTTCCCCCTTCCTTAAGGGGTCAGCAGGCCGCCCTGCAGGGACGCCAGCCACACACCTGCCCCTTGAACTCGCGCCTCTCAAAACCTCCCTCGTGCCTCTCaaaacctcccccaccccaatccaTTTGAGCCACCCTCTCCTCAGACGCACAGAGGAGCCTTCAAGGAACAGAACACTCCACAAACAGTAACTCTGGAGAGGCCAGTGGCCTTTGGCCTGAGGTCTATACAATTTTGGCAACCCTTTATATAGGAATATTTACATACTTATGAATACAAAATGAGATGCCAAAATAGTTATTTTAGAATAAACTACCACAGCAAAGTGCAGTCTAAAAAGCTgacagaagggacttccctggtggtcctgtggttaacaCTCTACGCTTGCACTGCACGggggcacaggtctgatccctggtgagagaaccaagatcctgcatgctgcacagcaaaaaaaaCCGCTGACAGATACTGGCACCATCACAAAAGCTGGGAAACACCACAGTattgtcacctgagtgcctgccACAGCTCTGGGATACGCCCCAACATCCTGTCTTGAGCACGCTGACTGGCTGCCCCTCTAAGATGCGGCGCCCCAGCAAAGCTCTGGCCTTGGCTCTCATCCCTGGTCATATTGGGCTGACATGGCGGGGGAGCCACTGTGGGGCAGAAGCACCTGCTCCCTGCGGCACAGCCCCAAGATGACTCTCCTGGAAGGGGTCCACCATCCTCCTTGTCAGGGGGCCCGTGTCCTGTCCCTTCCCCAGGCTGCCTCCCCATCTTAGAACCTGGAGGGTGGAGTGTGGCCTGCAGGAAAGTCCACTGGAGCAGAAGGAATGCCTCCCTGTCACTAGTGACTCCCACAATGCCAGTTGGGGCTTCCACCCACTGGATGGTTTGTGTGAAA
Proteins encoded in this window:
- the FN3K gene encoding fructosamine-3-kinase translates to MEQLLRAELRTATLRAFGSPGVGGISEGRAYDTDAGPVFVKINHRTLARQMFEGEMASLEALRSTGLVRVPRPIKVIDLPGGGAAFVMEHLKMRGLRSQASKLGDQMADLHLYNQKLGEKLREEENRVGQRAEGAGPRYVAKFGFHTVTCCGFIPQVNEWQDDWPTFFTRHRLQAQLDLIEKDYADREARELWSQLQVKIPDLFCGLEIVPALLHGDLWSGNVAEDDSGPIIYDPASFYGHSEFELAIALMFGGFPRSFFTAYHQKVPKAPGFDRRLLLYQLFNYLNHWNHFGRQYRSPSLGTMRKLLK